A single Vulpes lagopus strain Blue_001 chromosome 3, ASM1834538v1, whole genome shotgun sequence DNA region contains:
- the USP54 gene encoding inactive ubiquitin carboxyl-terminal hydrolase 54 isoform X11 produces the protein MSWKRNYFSGGRGSVQGMFAPRSSTSIAPSKGLSNEPGQNSCFLNSALQVLWHLDIFRRSFRQLTTHKCMGDSCIFCALKGIFNQFQCSSEKVLPSDTLRSALAKTFQDEQRFQLGIMDDAAECFENLLMRIHFHIADETKEDICTAQHCISHQKFAMTLFEQCVCTSCGATSDPLPFIQMVHYISTTSLCNQAICMLERREKPSPSMFGELLQNASTMGDLRNCPSNCGERIRIRRVLMNAPQIITIGLVWDSDHSDLAEDVIHSLGTCLKLGDLFFRVTDDRAKQSELYLVGMICYYGKHYSTFFFQTKIRKWMYFDDAHVKEIGPKWKDVVTKCIKGHYQPLLLLYADPQGTPVSTQDLPPQVEFQSYSRTCYDSEDSGHLTDSECNQKLTSKKGSLIERKRSSGRIRRRGDEPQTSGYHSEGETLKEKQAPRNASKPSSSTNRLRDFKETVSNMIHNRPSLASQTNLGSPCVGKGGDQTDKKPPRNLSLHSRDWEVESTSSESKSSSSSKYRPTWRPKRESLNIDSIFSKDKRKHCGYTQLSPFSEDSAKEFTPDELNKPPAYNIKASGPSPQCKPWGPARPGSHLLEQHPRLIQRMESGYESSERNSNSPVSLDTALPESSSVCRDPSAKKSAGLAPSWRHIPKSHSSSILEADSTASRSSWTKNLPLSGGEISSKSELDELQEEVARRAQEQELRRKREKELEAAKGFNPHPSRFMDLDELQNQGRSDGFERSLQEADSVFEESLHLEQKGDCAAALALCNEAISKLRLALHGASSSTHSRALVDKKLQISIRKARSLQERMQQQQSSPQPSQPSACLPSQGAALPQPTSEQPIPLQVLLSQEAQLEPCTNTEFGASSFIHSPASCHESHSSLFPESSALSVPQHNSSSRSALNLPTSVEENSIDPPALHRQALPKTPGRTEKNAHYDWEPLDVPEGKLQGYRGDNNSCTRFPPQEGRGIGRGIDQEQLFQEKRDPAVSSQMMPWSHSVGTDTSERGDAHSLGCSPSSSSAQPSLPLYRACHPIMPAASSPTLHSPDTVQKTNQCLQAKSLKALLTSKVNGSSEDPYRPDFPSTKGLVRSLAEQFQRMQGTSTRDGTGSQDRSLTNSLRKNSSLSDSKPPFPQGQGKGHWPWAKQQPSLDGRDRLPSWEEPAGYPSMAMNSGLPKSETSRGRQPRLAEPSMNQGKPSQVRDARPKELGSSVDLGTSLPLDSWVNVTRLCDSQLKHGVPGPGMKSSPHDSHTCAAYPEKNHILLHPHWNQDTEQETSELESLYQASLQASQAGCSGWGQQDVAWHSLNQTGSADGVGRRLHSAPGLGLSKTPTAEMEHSLHEASTVPASQDSSNARKKPLETGHRCSSSSSLPVIHDPPVFLLGPQLYPPQPQFLSPDVLMPSMAGEPHRPPGTSRSVQQFLAMCDRGETCQGVKYTGRTLNYQSLPHRSRTDASWGPWSETNQHIGARFLSTPVCKPQPTHTATLPERHHGLQVPHAQSWGDLFHSSSYPPVVYPMSPPSSSLHVPLKSAWNLGPVPGSRAPGPRRVDMPPDDDWRQTSYAPQSGHRRIGGEEFLFVLAGAPGREQIRARALQHNRW, from the exons GGAATCTTTAACCAGTTTCAGTGTAGTAGTGAAAAAGTGCTTCCGTCTGACACTCTCCGCAGTGCTCTGGCAAAGACTTTCCAGGATGAACAGCGTTTCCAGCTGGGAATTATGGATGATGCTGCGGAGTGCTTT GAAAACCTCCTGATGAGAATTCACTTCCACATTGCTGATGAAACCAAAGAGGATATATGTACTGCCCAGCACTGCATCTCCCACCAGAAATTTGCAATGACATTATTTGAACAG TGTGTGTGTACTAGCTGTGGTGCCACTTCTGATCCACTGCCTTTCATCCAGATGGTGCATTACATCTCCACTACTTCCCTTTG CAATCAGGCTATTTGTATGCTGGAAAGACGAGAAAAACCCTCACCAAGCATGTTTGGTGAGCTGCTGCAAAATGCCAGCACCATGGGGGATCTGCGGAACTGTCCG agCAACTGTGGAGAAAGGATTCGGATTCGCCGTGTGTTGATGAATGCACCACAGATTATCACAATTGGGCTGGTATGGGACTCTGACCACTCAGACTTGGCAGAGGATGTCATTCACAGCCTGGGTACCTGCCTTAAGCTGGGTGAT CTGTTTTTCAGAGTGACAGATGACCGGGCCAAGCAGTCTGAACTGTACTTAGTAGGAATGATCTGTTACTATGGCAAACATTATTCTACATTCTTTTTCCAAACAAAGATCCGCAAATGGATGTATTTTGATGATGCTCACGTCAAGGAG ATTGGGCCCAAGTGGAAGGATGTGGTGACCAAATGCATCAAGGGGCATTATCAGCCTTTGCTACTGCTTTATGCAGACCCCCAGGGTACCCCCGTGTCCACCCAGGACCTGCCTCCCCAAGTTGAGTTCCAGTCTTACAGCAGGACGTGCTATGATAGTGAAGATTCAG GACACCTGACTGATAGTGAATGTAATCAGAAACTCACATCCAAGAAAGGGTCACTGATAGAACGCAAGAGGAGCTCTGGCCGTATTAGGAGGAGAGGTGATGAGCCACAGACCTCAGGGTACCACAGTGAAG GAGAAACactgaaagagaagcaggctcctaggaATGCCTCTAAACCATCCAGCAGCACCAATAGACTAAGGGATTTCAAAGAGACAGTCAGCAATATGATTCACAACAGACCATCCCTGGCTTCTCAGACCAACCTAGGATCTCCCTGTGTAGGGAAGGGAGGAGACCAGACTGACAAAAAGCCTCCTAGGAACCTGTCTTTACACTCTCGTGATTGGGAAGTAGAGAGTACCAGCAGTGAGTCAAAATCCAGTTCTTCTAGCAAGTATCGTCCAACGTGGAGACCCAAACGAGAGTCTCTGAATATTGACAGTATCTTTAGTAAGGACAAAAGGAAGCACTGTGGCTATACCCAGCTTAGTCCCTTTTCTGAAGATTCAG CTAAAGAATTTACACCAGATGAACTAAACAAGCCACCTGCTTACAACATTAAAGCTAGTGGACCAAGCCCCCAGTGCaagccctggggcccagcacgGCCAGGCTCTCACCTTTTAGAACAGCACCCTCGCCTAATACAGCGAATGGAATCTGGCTATGAGAGCAGTGAGAGGAACAGCAACAGCCCTGTCAGCCTGGATACAGCCCTGCCTGAGAGCTCCAGTGTCTGCAG GGATCCAAGTGCTAAGAAATCAGCTGGGTTGGCACCTTCCTGGCGTCACATCCCAAAGTCTCACAGCAGTAGTATCCTGGAGGCAGACTCCACAGCATCCAGGAGTAGCTGGACAAAGAATCTCCCCCTCTCAG GTGGGGAGATATCTTCCAAAAGTGAATTGGATGAACTGCAAGAGGAAgtggccaggagggcccaggaacAGGAACTTCGAAGGAAACGGGAGAAGGAATTAGAGGCAGCTAAAGGGTTTAATCCTCATCCCAGTCGCTTCATGGACTTGGATGAACTGCAGAATCAGG GGAGGAGTGACGGCTTTGAGAGGTCCTTGCAAGAGGCAGATTCAGTGTTTGAAGAGTCCCTGCATCTGGAACAGAAGGGAGACTGTGCTGCAGCTTTGGCTCTCTGTAACGAAGCTATCT cTAAACTAAGACTTGCCCTGCATGGTGCCAGCTCTAGCACGCACAGCAGAGCCCTAGTCGATAAGAAGTTGCAAATCAGTATTCGAAAAGCTCGGAGCCTACAGGAACGCATGCAGCAGCAGCAATCATCGCCGCAGCCGTCGCAGCCCTCAGCCTGCCTCCCCTCACAGGGGGCGGCCCTCCCTCAGCCAACAAG TGAACAGCCTATCCCGCTCCAAGTATTATTAAGCCAGGAGGCTCAACTGGAACCCTGCACGAATACAGAGTTTGGGGCCAGTTCTTTCATCCACTCACCTGCTTCCTGCCATGAGTCACACTCATCACTATTCCCAGAATCATCTGCCCTGTCTGTCCCACAGCACAATTCCTCTAGTAGGTCTGCCTTGAACCTTCCAACTTCAGTTGAGGAGAACAGCATTGACCCTCCTGCACTCCACAGGCAGGCCTTACCTAAAACACCAGGGAGGACTGAGAAGAATGCTCATTATGATTGGGAACCATTGGATGTACCAGAGGGTAAGCTGCAAGGCTACAGGGGTGACAACAACAGCTGTACCAGGTTCCCCCCACAAGAAGGAAGAGGCATTGGAAGAGGCATTGATCAAGAACAGTTATTCCAAGAAAAGAGGGATCCTGCTGTCTCATCCCAGATGATGCCCTGGTCACACTCAGTTGGAACAGATACCTCTGAAAGAGGAGATGCACACAGCCTAGGCTGTAGTCCTTCAAGTTCATCAGCTCAGCCCAGCCTTCCTCTGTACAGGGCCTGCCACCCCATAATGCCTGCTGCTTCCTCACCTACGCTTCACTCTCCTGATACTGTGCAGAAAACTAACCAATGCCTCCAAGCCAAAAGCCTCAAAGCTTTGTTGACTTCAAAAGTGAATGGAAGCAGTGAGGATCCCTATAGGCCAGACTTTCCCAGCACAAAGGGGCTTGTCCGCTCCCTAGCAGAGCAGTTCCAGAGGATGCAAGGCACCTCCACAAGGGATGGCACAGGTTCCCAGGATAGAAGTTTGACAAATAGTCTAAGGAAGAACTCTTCCCTTTCTGACTCTAAGCCTCCCTTCCCTCAGGGTCAAGGGAAAGGCCATTGGCCTTGGGCAAAACAACAACCCTCTTTGGATGGTAGGGACAGACTACCTTCCTGGGAAGAGCCTGCTGGTTATCCTTCTATGGCCATGAACTCTGGGCTGCCTAAAAGTGAAACTTCTAGGGGAAGACAGCCCAGGTTGGCAGAGCCAAGCATGAACCAAGGAAAACCATCTCAAGTGAGAGATGCTAGGCCTAAGGAGCTTGGCAGCAGTGTCGACTTGGGGACTTCCTTGCCTTTGGACTCCTGGGTGAATGTCACAAGGCTCTGTGATTCTCAGCTCAAACATGGGGTCCCTGGACCAGGAATGAAGTCCTCTCCCCATGATTCCCATACCTGTGCAGCCTATCCAGAAAAAAACCACATCCTTTTGCATCCACATTGGAACCAAGACACAGAGCAGGAGACTTCAGAATTGGAGTCTCTCTACCAAGCCAGTCTTCAGGCTTCTCAAGCTGGCTGTTCTGGATGGGGGCAGCAAGATGTGGCCTGGCACTCATTAAACCAAACAG GCTCTGCAGATGGTGTGGGGAGGAGGTTGCACTCAGCCCCTGGCCTTGGTCTCTCAAAGACCCCAACAGCAGAAATGGAGCACAGTCTCCATGAAGCCAGCACAGTGCCTGCTTCTCAG GATTCATCAAATGCGAGGAAAAAGCCTTTGGAAACCGGGCACCGTTGTTCcagctcctcttccctccctgtcaTCCATGACCCTCCTGTGTTTCTCCTTGGTCCCCAACTGTACCCACCCCAACCACAGTTCCTGTCCCCAGATGTCTTGATGCCCAGCATGGCAGGGGAGCCCCATAGACCCCCAG gAACTTCGAGGAGTGTCCAGCAGTTTCTGGCTATGTGTGACAGGGGTGAAACTTGCCAGGGGGTCAAGTACACAGGAAGGACTCTGAACTACCAGAGTCTCCCACATCGTTCCAGAACAGATGCCTCATGGGGGCCATGGTCAGAGACCAACCAGCATATTGGGGCAAGATTCCTGAGTACTCCAGTGTGCAAGCCTCAGCCAACACACACTGCCACACTACCAGAAAGGCACCATGGCCTTCAGGTTCCTCATGCTCAGTCCTGGGGGGATCTTTTCCATTCTTCCTCCTACCCTCCTGTTGTTTATCCTATGTCTCCACCATCAAGCAGTCTTCATGTACCCCTGAAGTCAGCTTGGAATTTGGGTCCTGTTCCTGGGTCTCGAGCCCCTGGTCCTCGACGAGTAGATATGCCCCCAGATGATGACTGGAGGCAAACCAGTTATGCCCCACAATCTGGGCACAGGAGGATAGGGGGAGAGGAGTTTCTGTTTGTTCTAGCAGGTGCTCCTGGAAGAGAGCAGATAAGGGCTAGGGCCCTACAGCACAATAGGTGGTAA
- the USP54 gene encoding inactive ubiquitin carboxyl-terminal hydrolase 54 isoform X4 gives MSWKRNYFSGGRGSVQGMFAPRSSTSIAPSKGLSNEPGQNSCFLNSALQVLWHLDIFRRSFRQLTTHKCMGDSCIFCALKGIFNQFQCSSEKVLPSDTLRSALAKTFQDEQRFQLGIMDDAAECFENLLMRIHFHIADETKEDICTAQHCISHQKFAMTLFEQCVCTSCGATSDPLPFIQMVHYISTTSLCNQAICMLERREKPSPSMFGELLQNASTMGDLRNCPSNCGERIRIRRVLMNAPQIITIGLVWDSDHSDLAEDVIHSLGTCLKLGDLFFRVTDDRAKQSELYLVGMICYYGKHYSTFFFQTKIRKWMYFDDAHVKEIGPKWKDVVTKCIKGHYQPLLLLYADPQGTPVSTQDLPPQVEFQSYSRTCYDSEDSGREPSISSDTRTDSSTESYPYKHSHHESVVSHFSSDSQGTVIYNVENDSTSQSSRDTGHLTDSECNQKLTSKKGSLIERKRSSGRIRRRGDEPQTSGYHSEGETLKEKQAPRNASKPSSSTNRLRDFKETVSNMIHNRPSLASQTNLGSPCVGKGGDQTDKKPPRNLSLHSRDWEVESTSSESKSSSSSKYRPTWRPKRESLNIDSIFSKDKRKHCGYTQLSPFSEDSAKEFTPDELNKPPAYNIKASGPSPQCKPWGPARPGSHLLEQHPRLIQRMESGYESSERNSNSPVSLDTALPESSSVCRDPSAKKSAGLAPSWRHIPKSHSSSILEADSTASRSSWTKNLPLSGGEISSKSELDELQEEVARRAQEQELRRKREKELEAAKGFNPHPSRFMDLDELQNQGRSDGFERSLQEADSVFEESLHLEQKGDCAAALALCNEAISKLRLALHGASSSTHSRALVDKKLQISIRKARSLQERMQQQQSSPQPSQPSACLPSQGAALPQPTSEQPIPLQVLLSQEAQLEPCTNTEFGASSFIHSPASCHESHSSLFPESSALSVPQHNSSSRSALNLPTSVEENSIDPPALHRQALPKTPGRTEKNAHYDWEPLDVPEGKLQGYRGDNNSCTRFPPQEGRGIGRGIDQEQLFQEKRDPAVSSQMMPWSHSVGTDTSERGDAHSLGCSPSSSSAQPSLPLYRACHPIMPAASSPTLHSPDTVQKTNQCLQAKSLKALLTSKVNGSSEDPYRPDFPSTKGLVRSLAEQFQRMQGTSTRDGTGSQDRSLTNSLRKNSSLSDSKPPFPQGQGKGHWPWAKQQPSLDGRDRLPSWEEPAGYPSMAMNSGLPKSETSRGRQPRLAEPSMNQGKPSQVRDARPKELGSSVDLGTSLPLDSWVNVTRLCDSQLKHGVPGPGMKSSPHDSHTCAAYPEKNHILLHPHWNQDTEQETSELESLYQASLQASQAGCSGWGQQDVAWHSLNQTGSADGVGRRLHSAPGLGLSKTPTAEMEHSLHEASTVPASQAAPCRGPRREYGEDEQYGAENFHRISRSLSGTVVSERDEAPVSSHSFDSSNARKKPLETGHRCSSSSSLPVIHDPPVFLLGPQLYPPQPQFLSPDVLMPSMAGEPHRPPGTSRSVQQFLAMCDRGETCQGVKYTGRTLNYQSLPHRSRTDASWGPWSETNQHIGARFLSTPVCKPQPTHTATLPERHHGLQVPHAQSWGDLFHSSSYPPVVYPMSPPSSSLHVPLKSAWNLGPVPGSRAPGPRRVDMPPDDDWRQTSYAPQSGHRRIGGEEFLFVLAGAPGREQIRARALQHNRW, from the exons GGAATCTTTAACCAGTTTCAGTGTAGTAGTGAAAAAGTGCTTCCGTCTGACACTCTCCGCAGTGCTCTGGCAAAGACTTTCCAGGATGAACAGCGTTTCCAGCTGGGAATTATGGATGATGCTGCGGAGTGCTTT GAAAACCTCCTGATGAGAATTCACTTCCACATTGCTGATGAAACCAAAGAGGATATATGTACTGCCCAGCACTGCATCTCCCACCAGAAATTTGCAATGACATTATTTGAACAG TGTGTGTGTACTAGCTGTGGTGCCACTTCTGATCCACTGCCTTTCATCCAGATGGTGCATTACATCTCCACTACTTCCCTTTG CAATCAGGCTATTTGTATGCTGGAAAGACGAGAAAAACCCTCACCAAGCATGTTTGGTGAGCTGCTGCAAAATGCCAGCACCATGGGGGATCTGCGGAACTGTCCG agCAACTGTGGAGAAAGGATTCGGATTCGCCGTGTGTTGATGAATGCACCACAGATTATCACAATTGGGCTGGTATGGGACTCTGACCACTCAGACTTGGCAGAGGATGTCATTCACAGCCTGGGTACCTGCCTTAAGCTGGGTGAT CTGTTTTTCAGAGTGACAGATGACCGGGCCAAGCAGTCTGAACTGTACTTAGTAGGAATGATCTGTTACTATGGCAAACATTATTCTACATTCTTTTTCCAAACAAAGATCCGCAAATGGATGTATTTTGATGATGCTCACGTCAAGGAG ATTGGGCCCAAGTGGAAGGATGTGGTGACCAAATGCATCAAGGGGCATTATCAGCCTTTGCTACTGCTTTATGCAGACCCCCAGGGTACCCCCGTGTCCACCCAGGACCTGCCTCCCCAAGTTGAGTTCCAGTCTTACAGCAGGACGTGCTATGATAGTGAAGATTCAG GGAGGGAGCCCTCCATCTCAAGTGACACTCGAACCGATTCTTCAACGGAGAGCTATCCCTACAAACACTCCCACCACGAGTCTGTGGTCAGTCACTTCTCTTCTGATTCTCAGGGGACAGTCATCTATAATGTGGAGAATGATTCCACGTCTCAGAGCAGTCGGGACACAG GACACCTGACTGATAGTGAATGTAATCAGAAACTCACATCCAAGAAAGGGTCACTGATAGAACGCAAGAGGAGCTCTGGCCGTATTAGGAGGAGAGGTGATGAGCCACAGACCTCAGGGTACCACAGTGAAG GAGAAACactgaaagagaagcaggctcctaggaATGCCTCTAAACCATCCAGCAGCACCAATAGACTAAGGGATTTCAAAGAGACAGTCAGCAATATGATTCACAACAGACCATCCCTGGCTTCTCAGACCAACCTAGGATCTCCCTGTGTAGGGAAGGGAGGAGACCAGACTGACAAAAAGCCTCCTAGGAACCTGTCTTTACACTCTCGTGATTGGGAAGTAGAGAGTACCAGCAGTGAGTCAAAATCCAGTTCTTCTAGCAAGTATCGTCCAACGTGGAGACCCAAACGAGAGTCTCTGAATATTGACAGTATCTTTAGTAAGGACAAAAGGAAGCACTGTGGCTATACCCAGCTTAGTCCCTTTTCTGAAGATTCAG CTAAAGAATTTACACCAGATGAACTAAACAAGCCACCTGCTTACAACATTAAAGCTAGTGGACCAAGCCCCCAGTGCaagccctggggcccagcacgGCCAGGCTCTCACCTTTTAGAACAGCACCCTCGCCTAATACAGCGAATGGAATCTGGCTATGAGAGCAGTGAGAGGAACAGCAACAGCCCTGTCAGCCTGGATACAGCCCTGCCTGAGAGCTCCAGTGTCTGCAG GGATCCAAGTGCTAAGAAATCAGCTGGGTTGGCACCTTCCTGGCGTCACATCCCAAAGTCTCACAGCAGTAGTATCCTGGAGGCAGACTCCACAGCATCCAGGAGTAGCTGGACAAAGAATCTCCCCCTCTCAG GTGGGGAGATATCTTCCAAAAGTGAATTGGATGAACTGCAAGAGGAAgtggccaggagggcccaggaacAGGAACTTCGAAGGAAACGGGAGAAGGAATTAGAGGCAGCTAAAGGGTTTAATCCTCATCCCAGTCGCTTCATGGACTTGGATGAACTGCAGAATCAGG GGAGGAGTGACGGCTTTGAGAGGTCCTTGCAAGAGGCAGATTCAGTGTTTGAAGAGTCCCTGCATCTGGAACAGAAGGGAGACTGTGCTGCAGCTTTGGCTCTCTGTAACGAAGCTATCT cTAAACTAAGACTTGCCCTGCATGGTGCCAGCTCTAGCACGCACAGCAGAGCCCTAGTCGATAAGAAGTTGCAAATCAGTATTCGAAAAGCTCGGAGCCTACAGGAACGCATGCAGCAGCAGCAATCATCGCCGCAGCCGTCGCAGCCCTCAGCCTGCCTCCCCTCACAGGGGGCGGCCCTCCCTCAGCCAACAAG TGAACAGCCTATCCCGCTCCAAGTATTATTAAGCCAGGAGGCTCAACTGGAACCCTGCACGAATACAGAGTTTGGGGCCAGTTCTTTCATCCACTCACCTGCTTCCTGCCATGAGTCACACTCATCACTATTCCCAGAATCATCTGCCCTGTCTGTCCCACAGCACAATTCCTCTAGTAGGTCTGCCTTGAACCTTCCAACTTCAGTTGAGGAGAACAGCATTGACCCTCCTGCACTCCACAGGCAGGCCTTACCTAAAACACCAGGGAGGACTGAGAAGAATGCTCATTATGATTGGGAACCATTGGATGTACCAGAGGGTAAGCTGCAAGGCTACAGGGGTGACAACAACAGCTGTACCAGGTTCCCCCCACAAGAAGGAAGAGGCATTGGAAGAGGCATTGATCAAGAACAGTTATTCCAAGAAAAGAGGGATCCTGCTGTCTCATCCCAGATGATGCCCTGGTCACACTCAGTTGGAACAGATACCTCTGAAAGAGGAGATGCACACAGCCTAGGCTGTAGTCCTTCAAGTTCATCAGCTCAGCCCAGCCTTCCTCTGTACAGGGCCTGCCACCCCATAATGCCTGCTGCTTCCTCACCTACGCTTCACTCTCCTGATACTGTGCAGAAAACTAACCAATGCCTCCAAGCCAAAAGCCTCAAAGCTTTGTTGACTTCAAAAGTGAATGGAAGCAGTGAGGATCCCTATAGGCCAGACTTTCCCAGCACAAAGGGGCTTGTCCGCTCCCTAGCAGAGCAGTTCCAGAGGATGCAAGGCACCTCCACAAGGGATGGCACAGGTTCCCAGGATAGAAGTTTGACAAATAGTCTAAGGAAGAACTCTTCCCTTTCTGACTCTAAGCCTCCCTTCCCTCAGGGTCAAGGGAAAGGCCATTGGCCTTGGGCAAAACAACAACCCTCTTTGGATGGTAGGGACAGACTACCTTCCTGGGAAGAGCCTGCTGGTTATCCTTCTATGGCCATGAACTCTGGGCTGCCTAAAAGTGAAACTTCTAGGGGAAGACAGCCCAGGTTGGCAGAGCCAAGCATGAACCAAGGAAAACCATCTCAAGTGAGAGATGCTAGGCCTAAGGAGCTTGGCAGCAGTGTCGACTTGGGGACTTCCTTGCCTTTGGACTCCTGGGTGAATGTCACAAGGCTCTGTGATTCTCAGCTCAAACATGGGGTCCCTGGACCAGGAATGAAGTCCTCTCCCCATGATTCCCATACCTGTGCAGCCTATCCAGAAAAAAACCACATCCTTTTGCATCCACATTGGAACCAAGACACAGAGCAGGAGACTTCAGAATTGGAGTCTCTCTACCAAGCCAGTCTTCAGGCTTCTCAAGCTGGCTGTTCTGGATGGGGGCAGCAAGATGTGGCCTGGCACTCATTAAACCAAACAG GCTCTGCAGATGGTGTGGGGAGGAGGTTGCACTCAGCCCCTGGCCTTGGTCTCTCAAAGACCCCAACAGCAGAAATGGAGCACAGTCTCCATGAAGCCAGCACAGTGCCTGCTTCTCAG GCTGCACCTTGCCGAGGCCCCAGGAGGGAATATGGGGAGGATGAGCAGTATGGTGCAGAGAACTTTCACCGCATCTCACGCAGTCTCAGTGGCACCGTTGTCTCAGAGAGGGACGAGGCTCCAGTCTCTTCCCACAGTTTT GATTCATCAAATGCGAGGAAAAAGCCTTTGGAAACCGGGCACCGTTGTTCcagctcctcttccctccctgtcaTCCATGACCCTCCTGTGTTTCTCCTTGGTCCCCAACTGTACCCACCCCAACCACAGTTCCTGTCCCCAGATGTCTTGATGCCCAGCATGGCAGGGGAGCCCCATAGACCCCCAG gAACTTCGAGGAGTGTCCAGCAGTTTCTGGCTATGTGTGACAGGGGTGAAACTTGCCAGGGGGTCAAGTACACAGGAAGGACTCTGAACTACCAGAGTCTCCCACATCGTTCCAGAACAGATGCCTCATGGGGGCCATGGTCAGAGACCAACCAGCATATTGGGGCAAGATTCCTGAGTACTCCAGTGTGCAAGCCTCAGCCAACACACACTGCCACACTACCAGAAAGGCACCATGGCCTTCAGGTTCCTCATGCTCAGTCCTGGGGGGATCTTTTCCATTCTTCCTCCTACCCTCCTGTTGTTTATCCTATGTCTCCACCATCAAGCAGTCTTCATGTACCCCTGAAGTCAGCTTGGAATTTGGGTCCTGTTCCTGGGTCTCGAGCCCCTGGTCCTCGACGAGTAGATATGCCCCCAGATGATGACTGGAGGCAAACCAGTTATGCCCCACAATCTGGGCACAGGAGGATAGGGGGAGAGGAGTTTCTGTTTGTTCTAGCAGGTGCTCCTGGAAGAGAGCAGATAAGGGCTAGGGCCCTACAGCACAATAGGTGGTAA